From the genome of Bombyx mori chromosome 16, ASM3026992v2, one region includes:
- the LOC119629716 gene encoding uncharacterized protein LOC119629716, translating into MMRTEFIKSLDDLNDLLASNEDATEPNYESMVAFDELFSRIKYKYSELMSLRHNTQNTANTVVGENKIETYRQCPKLPRLELCPFNGELQNWPIFYETFKSIIHENQSLSDSEKIHHHSLLHFITKGDSGEVPKSVDIATHTDGGQDNAMPDSLAPGEPVAIETSLGYIIVGQAPVLAPSIDNSYYTHCTFGEDNLDNENNACIGNFLKLEDIPDVKPYTEQEEECESLYRQTTTRDSLGRYIVSLPFKDTPSKLGDSLQASMRRYLSLERKLLLQPEMRQEYDKVIKDYLEKGYLNPCSRNINESSLHYVIPHHGIVRKDKSTTKLRVVLDGSMKSSSGLALNDILQVGPNLQNDLFRIILNFRLFNVAISADIRQMYLRILVKDEDRKFLRMLYRFDPSEEIKLYEFTRVPFGLCCSPFLAIRTVRQLVTDEGSQFPLAAPVADSDVFTDDLATSCANEETAVELSNQLIKMFHAGGFDLVKFSSNSPEVLSKIPSSHREFEVIEFSPDSYLKILGLNWLPAEDVFTFTVNLRNRECTKRNILSVIARIWDLMGFVAPVTLWAKLIIKSLWANNIDWDETPRPEIVAAWHRFVSELPILENVRIPRHTGIVIECIVSLLGFADASEKAYGGVVYLHVYFPQTNKFTITLVCAKSRVAPLRCVSLARLELCGNLILAKLMRAIIDSYSHRCKISNVFAFTDSTVALAWIHSSPARWHTFVANRVTKIQDEIHPRNFYFVSGKENPADCLSRGLTPSQLMEHPLWFSGPRFAHLPISDWPVKNFDATSMTDIPEMKPAIMLFTTDDARNDNILYTLACRISSWPKLVRIVLYVLRFIKLVPSKFDISHLKVAETNIIKAVQRVHFDKELKNVKSGKILPSAFQRLRAFVHEGIFRVGGRLENAHLEFDSQHPILLPARDHVVNLLIDYYHKKYLHTGPQLLMSLIRQNYWILSARNIIRKRVQQCNICYRANPRNQCPLMADLPACRVQETKAFYHTGIDYAGPLRIIPYRRRGVRSQKAYICLFICLVTKAVHLELSTDLSTAAFLNAFKRFIARRGPIKVVYTDCGTNFLGTHSYLKEMYKLISSEQYADKFANELRDNNIDWKFNPPSAPHFGGIWEGNIRSVKTHLNKIVGNQLLTFEEMLTTLAQIEALLNSRPLSVLSSDPCDPQALTPAHFINLTPLKSLPSETITEHSNLIQRKRIVDSLVQSFWKRWKLEYLNTLQVRNKWKKDSTPIKTGTVVLLQSENSAPLNWPLGIIEETFPGRDGVVRVVNVRTKTGTYRRPVVKVYPLPTQ; encoded by the exons ATGATGCGTACCGAATTCATAAAGTCACTGGACGATCTTAATGATTTATTAGCATCAAATGAAGACGCCACAGAACCCAATTACGAGTCAATGGTGGCGTTTGATGAGCTATTTTCtcgcataaaatataaatattcggAACTAATGTCGTTGCGTCACAATACGCAAAATACGGCGAACACTGTTGTTGGTGAGAATAAAATTGAGACCTACCGACAGTGTCCGAAATTACCGCGATTAGAATTATGTCCGTTTAATGGTGAACTTCAAAATTGGCctatattttatgaaacattTAAATCCATAATCCATGAAAATCAAAGTTTATCTGATAGTGAAAAAATTCA TCATCATTCGctgttacattttattacaaaggGTGATTCGGGTGAAGTACCGAAATCAGTAGACATTGCCACCCACACTGACGGAGGTCAAGACAACGCTATGCCAGATTCACT GGCCCCCGGTGAACCTGtagcaattgagacttcattaGGTTACATAATAGTCGGCCAGGCACCGGTATTAGCTCCCTCGATAGATAATTCATACTATACACATTGCACCTTTGGTGAGGACAATttggataatgagaataatgcTTGTATTGGTAATTTTTTGAAATTAGAGGATATTCCAGACGTCAAGCCATACACGGAACAGGAAGAGGAGTGTGAAAGCCTTTATAGACAAACGACTACTCGTGATAGCTTAGGTCGTTACATTGTCTCGTTACCATTCAAAGATACTCCTAGTAAGCTGGGTGACTCATTACAGGCATCAATGCGTAGATATCTTTCATTGGAACGTAAGCTGCTATTGCAACCCGAAATGAGACAAGAATACGATAAAGTCATTAAGGACTATTTAGAAAAGGGATATTTAAACCCATGTTCTAGAAATATAAATGAGTCCTCACTCCACTATGTTATTCCCCATCACGGCATCGTTCGAAAGGATAAAAGTACAACAAAATTACGGGTAGTATTGGATGGCAGTATGAAATCATCATCGGGACTGGCACTGAATGATATATTACAAGTCGGACCGAATTTGCAAAACGACctttttagaataattttaaatttcagacTTTTTAATGTAGCGATTAGTGCCGACATTAGGCAAATGTACTTGAGGATTTTAGTAAAGGACGAAGATAGGAAATTCCTGAGAATGTTGTATCGCTTTGATCCAAGCGAGGAGATAAAACTTTACGAATTCACACGTGTGCCATTCGGTTTGTGTTGTAGTCCGTTCCTTGCGATCAGGACTGTGCGCCAGTTAGTGACGGACGAGGGATCACAATTTCCTCTCGCGGCTCCAGTAGCTGACAGTGACGTTTTCACTGACGATTTGGCTACTTCCTGTGCGAATGAAGAAACAGCGGTCGAACTTTCTAATCAacttattaaaatgtttcatgCTGGTGGTTTTGATTTGGTAAAGTTTTCAAGTAACTCACCAGAGGTTCTTTCTAAGATACCCTCTTCACATAGAGAATTCGAAGTTATAGAATTTAGTCCAGAtagctatttaaaaatactggGACTAAACTGGCTTCCAGCCGAAGACGTATTCACATTCACAGTAAATTTACGGAACCGCGAATGtactaaaagaaatattttatcaGTTATAGCAAGAATATGGGACTTAATGGGATTCGTAGCTCCTGTTACACTATGGGCCAAGCTCATCATTAAGTCACTATGGGCTAATAATATAGATTGGGATGAAACTCCTCGCCCTGAAATTGTAGCAGCTTGGCATCGATTCGTGTCTGAGTTGCCAATATTGGAAAATGTTAGAATACCACGAcatactggcattgttatagaGTGCATAGTTAGCTTATTGGGATTTGCTGATGCATCTGAAAAGGCCTATGGAGGTGTCGTttatttacatgtttattttCCACAAACAAATAAGTTCACTATTACGCTTGTTTGTGCCAAATCCAGAGTAGCGCCGTTACGATGCGTGTCATTGGCAAGACTAGAATTATGCGGTAACTTGATTCTCGCAAAGTTGATGAGAGCAATTATTGACAGCTATTCTCATCGCTGTAAAATAAGTAATGTATTTGCCTTTACGGATAGCACCGTGGCTTTGGCATGGATTCACTCATCACCGGCTAGATGGCATACGTTTGTAGCCAACCGAGTAACAAAGATACAGGATGAAATACACCCCAGaaacttttattttgtatcGGGTAAAGAGAATCCAGCAGACTGTCTTTCACGCGGCTTAACACCATCACAATTGATGGAGCATCCTCTTTGGTTCAGTGGACCCCGATTTGCTCATCTACCCATTTCAGATTGGCCAGTTAAGAATTTTGATGCCACATCGATGACTGATATTCCAGAAATGAAACCAGCTATCATGCTATTCACAACTGATGATGCACGGAATGACAATATATTATACACGCTTGCATGCCGTATTTCATCATGGCCCAAGCTGGTCCGTATTGTACTTTATGTTCTCCGGTTTATTAAATTGGTACCGAGTAAATTTGATATTTCCCATTTAAAGGtggccgaaacgaatatcatcAAGGCTGTACAGCGAGTTCACTTTGATAAAGAACTTAAGAATGTGAAGTCTGGCAAAATATTACCGTCTGCATTTCAACGGCTCAGAGCCTTTGTTCACGAAGGTATCTTTCGTGTTGGCGGGCGATTGGAGAATGCTCACTTGGAATTTGATAGTCAGCACCCTATTTTACTTCCCGCTCGTGACCATGTAGTGAACCTTTTGATAGACTAttatcacaaaaagtatttgcaCACCGGACCGCAGCTCTTAATGTCTCTGATACGCCAAAACTACTGGATTCTCTCTGCTCGGAATATAATAAGAAAGCGAGTACAGCAGTGTAATATATGTTATAGAGCAAATCCCCGAAACCAATGTCCATTGATGGCTGATTTACCTGCTTGTAGAGTTCAAGAAACAAAGGCCTTTTATCACACTGGTATAGATTACGCTGGCCCATTACGTATTATTCCCTACAGGCGACGTGGTGTTCGTAGTCAAAAGGCGTATATTTGTCTGTTCATTTGTCTAGTTACCAAGGCAGTTCACCTAGAACTCTCAACGGACTTGAGCACAGCAGCTTTCCTGAATGCCTTCAAACGCTTCATTGCGCGGCGTGGTCCAATCAAAGTAGTCTATACCGACTGTGGAACAAACTTTTTGGGAActcactcatatctcaaggaaatgtataaattgaTTTCCTCTGAGCAGTATGCAGATAAATTTGCAAATGAATTGCgtgataataatatagattggAAATTCAACCCACCATCAGCCCCTCATTTTGGCGGTATATGGGAGGGTAATATTCGGAGCGTTAAAACTCATCTTAATAAAATAGTTGGTAATCAGCTTCTCACTTTTGAAGAAATGTTGACTACACTTGCTCAAATTGAAGCATTATTAAATTCGCGACCTCTATCAGTTTTGAGTTCAGATCCATGTGACCCTCAAGCTCTTACTCCTGCACATTTTATAAACTTAACACCATTAAAATCACTACCTTCAGAAACGATAACGGAACATTCTAATCTCATCCAAAGGAAACGTATTGTAGACAGTTTGGTCCAGTCTTTTTGGAAAAGATGGAAACTTGAATATCTTAATACATTACAAGTTCGTAATAAATGGAAAAAAGATAGCACTCCTATTAAAACTGGCACAGTTGTACTGCTTCAATCTGAAAATAGTGCTCCTCTTAATTGGCCATTGGGTATAATAGAGGAAACTTTTCCGGGTCGTGATGGAGTTGTAAGGGTGGTTAACGTTAGAACGAAAACTGGTACTTATCGTAGACCTGTTGTTAAGGTTTATCCTTTACCAACACAGTAG